GGCAGGAAAATCCACTTCTGTATATGGACTGAGCATCAATGTATTTCGCATTTTGGCAAAGCTTTGTCCGTGGAGTTTTATTTTAAAAATCATGCAAAGAATGTAGGAGAAGATGATTGAAGGTAGAAAAGGGAAGTTATGGATACCGAAAGGTATATAAAAAAAGGCAGGGGGCAATGATCTTTATCTTTTTGGTGGCGATTTTGGCACAGGTCATTGCATCAAAATTAGTGGTCAGTCAAAATTTTAGTAGAATTTTGATTGTGATGTCCATTTTGACTGTTCTACCTATGGCAAATTTGGCATCACCGTTTTTGGCTACATTTCGCTATCAAACGCCCAGTCAAGAAGAAATGAAAAAGATTCTTGCGTTTTCAGATAGAGGGGAAATCCTTTTTGATTTAGTCGTGACCATGAGAGAACAAATTATGCCTTTGGATTATGTGATGATTGTGCCAGGATATGCCCTTTGTTATATGCCAAATACCAAGGCCAAGGTCGATGTGGGCAGGGAGTTTTTAGAAAAAAATTTTAAGGACAATGGGGCAAGTTGTAAGATTAGTATCTATAAGGACTGGAAAGATTATCTTCGAGTACTGGACAAATTATCAATTTCCAAGGAGCAAGGAAGCGATAGAAAGATCGAAAAGATTAAGGAATTGTTTCTCAGCCTTTCGGTGTAGGAGGAAGAATGCAAGAGATTGTCGTGGGAAAAAATGAGAGCGGACAGAGAATAGACAAATTACTTGGAAAGTATTTGAGTGAGGCGAGCAAGGGATTTTTGTATAAGATGATGAGAAAGAAAAACATTACACTCAACGACAAAAAATGCGTTGGAAATGAAATGCTTTCTCAGGGAGATTGCATTCGGCTGTGGCTGGCAGAGGAGACCATTGAAAAATTTAAATCAAAGCCAAAGAAGGAGTTTGCAAAAACCTTGCTCAAACTAGAAGAGATTGTGTATGAGGATGAAGATATTTTGGTGATGAACAAGCCGGCAGGGCTTCTTTCTCAAAAGGCCGAGCCAAATGACATTTCGGCCAATGAAATTTTTATTCAATATTTATTGGAGAGTGGGCAAATTTCTACCAAGGATTTGTCCACCTTCTGCCCTTCGATTTGCAATCGCCTCGATCGAAATACCAGTGGACTTTTGATCTGTGGAAAGACATTAAAGGGAAGTCAAAGAATGAATGCATTGATTAAACAAAGAGGTGTAAAGAAGGAATATCTGGCTATTGTTGAGGGGAAAATCGCTAGGGGGGAAAGAATTGTCGGATGGCTTGAAAAGGATGAAAAAAAGAACAAAGTTTCACTAGTAGAAGAGGAAAAAGTAGGAGCAAAGCCCATTGAAACAGAATATCTTCCTTTGTACTATGAGAATGGGATGACACTTTTATTGGTGCATTTGATTACAGGGCGAACCCATCAAATTCGTGCTCATCTTTCTTCCATTGCTCATCCGATTGTGGGTGATAGAAAATATGGAAGTGGAAGAGGAACAACACAGCAATTACATGCGTATCGCCTACAGTTTCCACCCATTGCGGATATGGAAGTTGGAGGAAAGACCTTGGTGGCCAAGGTGCCAAAAAGTTTTAAAAAATGGATGAAGGGGTATTCATGGGAACTTGGAAATCGAGAGGTCTAAGGGGATCAAATCTGGAGGAAATGATCAATCATTCCAATCAGGTTTATCAGGAGATGGGACTTGCTCTTATTCAAAAGATTCCAACGCCCATTACACCGATTCAAATTGATCAATCCTCTAGACAGATTACATTGGCCTATTTTAATCAAAAGTCAACGGTGGACTATATTGGCGTGGTGCAGGGGGTCGCTGTGTGCTTTGATGCCAAGGAATGCCACAGTGATACTTTTCGATTGGCCAATGTCCATCCCCATCAGATGGTCTTTATGAAAAATTTTGAGGCACAACAGGGCGTTGCCTTTTTAATTATTCATTACACAAGAAAAAATCAATTATATTATCTTCCCTACAGAGAGCTTGCCTATTATTGGAAGAGGATGGAGGAGGGAGGGCGAAAGAGCATAAGTTTTGAAGAAATGTGCAAGGAATATCCCATTGGTCAACATCGGGATGTCCTTGTTCACTATCTCGTGCCCTTAGGAAAAGATTTGAATGAACGAAATTAGTTTGACATTGTTCCTCTGTTATGGTAGCATACTAAAGTATAAAAGCTGAGGAGAGAAAATGAATGAAAAATCTTTTGCATACGCCAGAGGGCGTCAGAGATATTTATGATAGAGAATGTGCACGAAAAAATATTGTAGAGCAGAGAATTCTTCGCCAAATGCAATTATTTGGTTATAGTGCTATTGAAACCCCGATGTTTGAATTTTTTGATATTTTTGCCAAGGAAAGAGGTTCAGTCAGCGACAGGGAGATGTATAAGTTTTTTGATCGATATAATAATACCGTAGTTCTTCGCCCAGATATGACTCCAGCCATTGCAAGATGTGTGACAAAGTTTTATGGAGAGGAAACGATGCCGCAGCGACTTTGCTATTTGGGACATACCTTTACCAATAGTGCCTCTTATAAGGGAAGACTCTACGAGGTAACCCAATCAGGTGCAGAGTTAATTGGAGATGATTCTGCTCAAGCGGACGCAGAAATGATTGCGATGGTTATTCAATCGCTAAGGAGTGCAGGGCTAAAGGAATTTCAAGTGGAACTTGGAGAGGTTGAGTTTTTTCGAGGTCTCCTAGAAGAAGCTGGCATCAGTGAAGAAGAAGGCGATGAGCTCAGAGAGCTGATTGAAAATAAGAATTATTTTGGAGTAGAGGATTATATTTCAAATGTCTTAAAAAAGGCAGATTTTAAGGATGTATTTTTAAAGCTTCCAGAATTATTTGGCTCTGTCGACAATATTCGACAAGCCAAGGAAATGACGAAAAATCAGAGAGCACAAAGTGCAATTGATCGCCTAGAAAAGGTGCATCAGATTTTAAAGGAATATGGACTTACGGAATATATTTCCTATGATCTGGGAATGCTGAGCAAATTTAGCTACTACACAGGGATTATTTTTAAGGCATATTCCTATGGTATTGGTGATTATATGGTCAGCGGAGGTCGCTATGATAAGCTCCTTGTGCAGTTTGGCAGAGATATTTCGGCGATTGGATTTGCCATTACCATTGACCGTTTGATGTCGGCTCTGTCTTCTCAAAAGGTGGAATTTGATACAAGTGCGGCAGATGTTTTGGTAGTCTATGAGGAGCAAAGGACTGGT
This region of Lachnospiraceae bacterium oral taxon 096 genomic DNA includes:
- a CDS encoding RluA family pseudouridine synthase → MQEIVVGKNESGQRIDKLLGKYLSEASKGFLYKMMRKKNITLNDKKCVGNEMLSQGDCIRLWLAEETIEKFKSKPKKEFAKTLLKLEEIVYEDEDILVMNKPAGLLSQKAEPNDISANEIFIQYLLESGQISTKDLSTFCPSICNRLDRNTSGLLICGKTLKGSQRMNALIKQRGVKKEYLAIVEGKIARGERIVGWLEKDEKKNKVSLVEEEKVGAKPIETEYLPLYYENGMTLLLVHLITGRTHQIRAHLSSIAHPIVGDRKYGSGRGTTQQLHAYRLQFPPIADMEVGGKTLVAKVPKSFKKWMKGYSWELGNREV
- a CDS encoding Holliday junction resolvase RecU; the protein is MGTWKSRGLRGSNLEEMINHSNQVYQEMGLALIQKIPTPITPIQIDQSSRQITLAYFNQKSTVDYIGVVQGVAVCFDAKECHSDTFRLANVHPHQMVFMKNFEAQQGVAFLIIHYTRKNQLYYLPYRELAYYWKRMEEGGRKSISFEEMCKEYPIGQHRDVLVHYLVPLGKDLNERN
- the hisZ gene encoding ATP phosphoribosyltransferase regulatory subunit → MKNLLHTPEGVRDIYDRECARKNIVEQRILRQMQLFGYSAIETPMFEFFDIFAKERGSVSDREMYKFFDRYNNTVVLRPDMTPAIARCVTKFYGEETMPQRLCYLGHTFTNSASYKGRLYEVTQSGAELIGDDSAQADAEMIAMVIQSLRSAGLKEFQVELGEVEFFRGLLEEAGISEEEGDELRELIENKNYFGVEDYISNVLKKADFKDVFLKLPELFGSVDNIRQAKEMTKNQRAQSAIDRLEKVHQILKEYGLTEYISYDLGMLSKFSYYTGIIFKAYSYGIGDYMVSGGRYDKLLVQFGRDISAIGFAITIDRLMSALSSQKVEFDTSAADVLVVYEEQRTGEAVQVLTRYRRIGKRAMGMPMEGEKERKEYIAYAKEKGMTQLIFMKETSILKTDINTGKDLEKNLEEILGEIL